From the Nostoc sp. PCC 7107 genome, the window TTCGGGCTGTGAATATTGCCTTGGTGAATGAGTTGGCGTTATTGTGCGATCGCATCGATTTAAATGTTTGGGAAGTTTTAGACGCTGCCAATACCAAACCTTTCGGCATTATGCCCTTTTATCCTGGACCTGGTGTCGGTGGTCACTGCATCCCCATCGACCCCCATTATTTAGAATGGAAAGCCAAGGAAGTTAATTTTAATACCCACTTTATCGCCTTGGCAGGAGAAATCAATCGCTCCATGCCGTTGTTTGTCAGGGAAAAAGCTCGTAGAGTCTTGAATGATTTGGGTTTAGCCCCAGCGAAATCAAAAATTTTGGTAATCGGTACAGCTTACAAAAAAGACCTCGGTGATTGGCGAGAATCACCATCAATCATGGTAATTAATTATTTACTAGAAGATAAAATGACCGTGGCTTACCATGATCCTTTTGTGCCGGAAATTGAAGTCAAAGGTCAAAATTTCACTAGTTTGCCCTTAACTGATGCGAATATTGCGGCGGCTGACTTGGTAATTATTGCCACCGACCACAGTCAAGTAGATTATGTCAAGTTAGTCGCCAAAGCCAAAGCAGTTTTAGATACCAGAGGAATCACTCGACATCTGGATTGCCTGCACGATAAAGTAACTTTGCTGTAGGGATAGGTGAAGTGGTGACAAATTCAAGGCAAGCACAAGTAATTGTAGTTGGGGCGGGAAACTGGGGTAAAAACTTGGTGCGGAATTTCCACACTTTAGGGGCGTTGGCAGGAGTAGCCGAAGCTCATCCTGGTTTACGAGAAGCGATCGCCACAACTTACCCAGATATTACTACATACAGTGATTTTGCCGCAGCCTTAGCAACGGATGTCCCAGCATTAGTCTTAGCCACACCAGCACCTGGCCATTATGAATTGGCAATGGCAGCTTTACAAGCAGGCAAAGATGTGTTTGTGGAAAAGCCAATGACACTGCGGACAGAGGAAGCTAGACAACTAGCGGAATACGCCGACAAACACGGGCGAATTTTAATGGTAGGACATTTATTGTTATACCAGCCGGCGATCGCTTGGATGCGGAATTATCTCACTAGTGGTCAAGCGGGGAAAGTTATCCACGTCGCCGCCAGAAGATTGAAACTCGGCAAAGTCCGCAGCGAAGAAAATGTCTGGTGGTCATTTGCACCCCATGATGTTTCTGTAGTCTTAGACTTATTGGGCAACCCAAAATTGCAAAGCGTCCAAGCTCAAGGTCATGCTATCTTACAACCCAGTATTGAAGATTCTGTACAAGTTGACCTGCGTTTTGGCAGTGGTCAATCAGCCCAGATTCATTGTTCTTGGTACTGGCCGTTAACAGAACGCAGCACCGTAGTGATTGCCGAAGCGCAGATGTTGGTTTACGATGAAGTCGCTCAAACTGTGACTATCCACCACAAACATATTGACCAAGATTTAAAACACTACGACCAAGGTAGTGAAATTGTGGAAGTAGCCGCATCAGAACCCCTGAAAATCGAGTGTCAACACTTTCTAGATTGTTTGCAAACCCGTCAAACCCCCCGTTCTGATGGGTGGAATGGTGTAGCCGTCGTGGAAATTTTAGAGGAGGCGCAGAAATCCCTACATGGCTAATTATTTTGTACATGAATCCAGTTATGTGGATGAAGGCGCAGACATTGGCGAAGGTACAAAAATTTGGCATTTTTGCCACATCTTCGCCAAAGCGAAAATTGGACGGAACTGCATCTTCGGGCAGAATGTTTTAGTTTCTAATAACGTAGTTGTTGGTGATTATTGCAAAATTCAAAATAACGTCTCGCTGTACGAAGGCGTAATTTTAGAAGACTATGTTTTTTGCGGCCCCAGTATGGTCTTCACCAACGTCAAAACACCGCGTTGTGAATTTCCGCGCAATACCAGTAATGATTACCTAAAAACTTTGGTCAAGCGCGGTAGCAGTATTGGCGCAAATGCCACAATCGTTTGTGGTGTTACCTTACATGAATGTGCTTTTGTCGCCGCCGGCGCAGTGGTGACAAAAGATGTACCAGCTTATGCAATGGTGGCTGGAGTACCCGCAAACATAATTGGGTGGATGAGTGCCTACGGAGATGTGCTACAGTTTGATGCTGATGGCTATGCTGTAGATTCTACAGGCACCAAATATCAACAAGTATCAGAGAAAGAAGTGATAAGGGTTTCATGAGCCAAGATAAAATTCCTGTTCTCGACCTTAAACCGCAATACGAATCTCTCAAAGCTGAAATTCAGGAAGCTATCACACGGGTGTTGGAATCTGGTCAATTTATTATGGGGCCAGATGTCAAATTATTTGAGCAAGAAGCAGCAGAGTATCTGGGCGTGAAACACGCGATCGCGGTAAACTCTGGAACTGATGCTTTAGTTATTGGGTTGAAAGCGTTAGGCATTAATCAAGGTGATGAGGTAATTACTACACCCTTTAGCTTTTTTGCTACAGCTGAATCAATTAGTAACGTAGGCGCAACACCAATATTTGCTGATATTAGTGCCGATAGCTTTAATATTGACCCAGCCGCCATTGTTGAGAAAATTACACCACGCACCACAGCTATCATGCCAGTTCACCTCTATGGTAATCCCGCAGCGATGGCAGCCATTTTAGACATTGCCCAAGCCCACAATCTCAAAGTCATTGAAGACTGCGCCCAGTCTTTCGGCGCACGTTATCATGGCACTTGTGCTGGATGCAATGAGGAGTGTCAAGAAAGTATACGTACCCGCATTACTGGCAAACAAACAGGTACAATCGGCGATGTTGGCGCTTATTCCTTCTTCCCTTCTAAAAACTTAGGTGCTTTCGGTGATGGCGGATTAATCGCTACTGATAATGACCAATTTGCTGAAACTGCCCGGATGTTGCGCGTACATGGGGCCAAGAAGAAGTATCATAATGAAGTTTTAGGTTATAACTCCCGCTTAGATACATTGCAGGCAGCAATTTTACGTGTGAAGTTGCCCCATATTGACCAATGGAATGAAGGCAGACGCAGAGTTGCAAAAACTTACAACGAATTATTGGCTGATGTTGCAGGTGTAATTACACCAAACCTCGCCGATGGTCATGTGTTTCACCAATACACCATTCGGATTTTAGATGGTAAGCGCGATCGCGTGCAGCAAAATTTAGCCGCCCAAGGCATCGGTAGTATGATTTACTATCCCATTCCTCAAGATAAATTGCCTGTATATAAAGGTCAGTATCCCGCAAATCCCGTGAGTGATCTGCTATCTGATGAAGTTCTGAGTCTACCCATCTGGCCAGAATTAGCCGACACTGAAATTAACCGAGTGGTTAAAACAATCAAGGAAGCAATAGTTCTTGATTCATAGCATCCTATTTAGGGTAAACTAACTTTTTGTTGATGAATCTGCCTAGGTGCAAACTGGAGAAAAATCATGGATTTACAAGGCAAGCGGCTTTTAGTGATTGGTGGCGCTGGATTAATTGGATCTCACACAGTTGATCAACTACTAAAAGAAGATGTCGCAGAAATCCGCATTTATGATAATTTCACTCGCGGCAGACAAGAAAACTTAACTGAAGCTTTTAAAGACCCACGAGTTAATGTTTTTCCTTTAGGTGGTGAACTCCTCCACAGAGATATTTTAGATCAGGCGATGAAAGGCATTGATGGAGTTTTTCATTTTGCCGCCCTGTGGTTATTGCATTGTTACGATTATCCCCGTTCTGCTTTTGAAGTTAATATTGGGGGTACCTTTAATGTTTTAGAAGCTTGTATTAATAATGGAGTACAAAAGCTAGTTTATTCTTCCTCGGCTTCTGTGTATGGTGATGCAATTGAAGAGCCAATGAGAGAAGACCATCCATATAACAATACCACTTTCTATGGGGCAACTAAAATAGCAGGCGAACATATATGTCGTTCTCTGTATCATCGCTACAAAGGTACAGAAAAACATTTTGATTATGTGGGACTGCGGTATATGAATGTGTATGGGCCACGCCAAGATTATCAGGGTACTTATATTGCCGTAATTATGAAAATTTTGGACAGACTAGATAAAGGATTACCCCCAGTAGTTTATGGTGATGGCTCACAAGCCTATGATTTTATCTACGTCGGAGATTGTGCTAGAGCTAACGTTTGTGCAATGAAATCAACTGCTACAGATGCTTTTTATAATGTTGGTACTGGTGTGAAAACTACTATTCAAGAATTAGCAGAGTTGATTTTAGAAGTTACCGGTTCTGACTTGAAAATTCAATATGAACCAGGTGGTCAAACCTTTGTAACCAACCGTGTAGGTTGTCCTCAAAAAGCATCTGCGGAAATTGATTTTGCAGCCAAATTACAACTTAAAGAAGGACTAGCGAAACTTATTGAATGGCGCAATAGTCACAAAGAAGAAGTCGCTAGTCGTCGCCGCGCAGTGGGAATAGCTGATTAAATCCTGATCAAATCATTCATAAGGTGAATGTGTATTACATCTAATCTAATTAATAATTAGGTGTAATATACATTGGCTGATGTAATGAGTATTAAATTAGTTCTTCGTCATCTTAAAAACCTATTCATTTTTTTTATTTTAGGTTTACTAGCAGTGTTTCTCTGGCCTAATTACGTCAACTACCAAAAGACAGAAAATTACATTAAAAACTTTCAAATCGCTAAATATGAACGACAAGGTACAGATTTTTATAACCCTAAATATTCACCTTTAAGATTAGGAAAACCATTAGAAAAAATAGATATAACTTATGATTATGATTTTAATCGTCTGTTGAAGGTTGAACAAAAATTAAAAGGTGTCAATCGGAAAAAAGCCCTAAAATATATATTTTTAGAAGTCACCAAAAATGCTCAAACGAATACAGAGAAACACATTACTTTGTTAAAATTTTTGCGTAGAAGTAGTTTGCATAATGCGTATTTACAACCAACTTACCCAGATAAGACACCAGTATTTGATCCGTTAATATTACTGGAATTAGGAGAAATGAGATGTGGTCATGGAGCTAGATTAGCTGTAGATTTGTTTAAAGCGGGTGGATACAAAGCTCGCTTAGTTCAAGCAGGAAACCATGTATTGGCTGAAGTATTTTATGAACAACAGTACCATTACTTTGATACAGATATTTTTACAGATGGAGAAACAGTTATAAAAAATGGCATCATACCTTCATTTGCACAACTCAGCCAAACGCCTTACTCAATAGACTCAGTAGCTGCATATCAAGAGGTATTTTTTAAAAGTTGGATAGATAAGGAGAAGGTAAAAGATGAAATAGAACAGATGCCATATAGATACATATATCCATCTTACTTTTATTTTTACCAAAAAGCTTATGAAGGTACATTACCTTATTACTATAAAAAAACTGCCAATGTAAAACAAGAACAAGATAAATTGTATGGGTGGAATTATTATAAAAGTGTTTTAGATAAAAAAAGAATTCTTCAGGAGAGTCAACCTATTTATTATGCTCCTACGGAAATTATATTTAAAAATATAGAAATTTTCCAGGATGAAAAAATAGACAAAGTAATTCTAGAATGGGAGCCGAGTAAAGACTTTGATAACGATTTACTAGGTTATAAAATTTATATTTCTCAGCATCAAAGAGAATGGTCTTATAACGAATGGAGAAGCGATAAAAAAGTAGAAAAATATTGGAGTAATAGAGGTGGTTGGAAACCAAAAATGTATAAATATCTTGATCAAGAGCCGCATCATGAAATCAATTTACTTAAAACATCAGATACCAAGGTAGAATTATCATTGCCCAAACAAAATACTTATTATGTCTCTGTGATGCCTTATGATGCTCATGGTGAATCTGTAGGTAAGAAAGTTTATCCAATGTCTAATGAAATTAAACTTAAGTTATAAAAATTTTGATTTTCAGTAACAAAATTTACCAAAATTGAATGTGTGGAATTACAGGTATACTCAATCTAGATGGCGATCCAGTATCCCCAGTGATACTCAAAAAAATGACAGATGCGATCGCTCACCGAGGCCCAGATGGTGAAGGACAATATATAGATAATGGTCTTGGTCTTGGTCATCGTCGTCTAGCTATCATAGATTTATCTCCGGCTGGCCATCAACCAATGTCAACAATCGATGGTCAGTTGATTATGACCTACAACGGAGAGATTTATAATTTTAACGAATTACGCATTGAATTAGAATCTTTAGGCTATCAATTTCGTTCCCGCACAGACAGCGAAGTGCTACTTTATGCTTATGCAGAGTGGAGAGAAAAATGCCTGGAACGATTCAATGGTATGTTTGCCTTTGCAATTTGGGACAAGCGGCGAAGAGAATTATTTTTAGCACGCGATCGCTACGGAATTAAACCTTTATATTACACAAACACAGGCACTAAATTTATCTTTGGTTCGGAAGTCAAAGCCATCATTGCACATCCCGATTATCCTCGATCTATAGATTTTGAGGGATTACTGGAATATTTGACATTTCAAAATTTCTTAACTGAAAAAACTTTATTTAAAGATATAAAACTGTTGCCTGCGGGAACATATATGTGTCTATCATTAGACACGCAAAAGTCAGTACAACAACAATATTGGGATTATCATTTTGTTGAGCCAGATAATCCTTTAGATGACAGAGAATATCTAGAAGAATTAGATAGATTATTTCGCCAAGCAATCAATCGCCAACTAATTAGTGATGTCGAATTGGGAGCTTATTTAAGCGGGGGAATAGATAGTGGCTCAATTACTGCGATCGCGGCGCAACAACTTCCCTATATTAAATCTTTTACTTGTGGTTTTGACCTTAATTCCGCTTCTGGTGTTGAAGTGAGTTATGATGAGCGAGAAGCTGCTGAATATATGTCTTATTTATTCAAGACTGAACACTACGAAATGGTCTTGAAAGCTGGTGATATGGAACGAGTAATGCCGCGTTTAGCATGGCATTTGGAAGAACCACGTGTAGGACAGAGTTATCCAAATTTTTATGTAGCCCAATTAGCCAGTAAATTTGTGAAAGTTGTCCTTGCTGGTACTGGCGGAGATGAACTATTTGCAGGTTATCCTTGGCGCTATTACCGTGCAGTTGTCAATGATGATTTTGAGCATTACGTTGATAAATACTATAGTTTTTGGCAACGATTACTATCTCCAGAAGAAATTAAAAATGTTTTTCAACCGATTTGGTCAAAAGTAGAGCATATTTCTACTAAAGATATTTTTAGCAGTGTGTTTAGACAGCATTCGGTTGAGCTAACTCGTCCTGAAGATTATGTTAATCACTCTCTTTACTTTGAAGCTAAAACTTTCTTACATGGGCTTTTAGTTGTGGAAGATAAATTGAGTATGGCGCATTCCTTAGAAACGAGAGTACCATTTCTGGATAACGATTTGGTGGATTTTGCCATGAAAATCCCCACGCGGTTAAAATTGGGCAACCTTACAGAAGTAATCAGATTAAACGAAAATGAACCAGGAAATAAAACTGACAAGTATTTTCAAAAAAATAAAGATGGTAAATTATTGCTCCGCGAAGTCATGAGCAACTATATTCCTAAAGTTTTAACGGAACGAGTCAAACAGGGATTCTCTGCGCCTGATGCTAGTTGGTTTAAGGGAGAAAGTATTGATTATGTGCGGCGCACAATTGAAAATAATCATGCTAAGATTTACAATTTTTTAGATCAATCAGCCGTAAGCCAATTAGTCGATGAGCATTTGCAAGGAAAGGCTAATCGCCGCTTATTAATCTGGTCACTGTTGAATTTAGAAAAATGGTGTAGTCTTTTTTTATAACTTCCTTAGCTCATATTTATTACTTTTTCTACAGAATGTTTACTTTAAAAGATAATTTGCAGCCATTTCGAGAAATAGCCTATCTTTTCCAAAGGCATAGACAGTTAATTTTGGAAATGGCTAAACGTGAAATTACTGATAGATATAAAGGTCAAGTTTTAGGTAATGTTTGGGCAATATTGCACCCTTTAACTTTAATGGGTGTTTATATTTTTATATTTGTTTTTGTGTTTAAAATTAAAATCGGTGCGAATAGAAATTTACCTTTTGACTATACAACCTACATATTATCAGGTCTAATTCCCTGGTTAAGTTTACAGGAAATTTTAGGTAAAGCGAGTACAGTAATTATTAGCCATGCCAATTTAGTTAAACAATTAGTATTTCCAATTGCCATCTTACCAATTAAAAGTGTTATCTCTTCATTAATCAATCAACTTATATTCTTATTAATTTTAATTGTCTATGTCAGTATCGCATTTCAAAAGATTAATCTTACTTTTCTACTATTGCCAATTCTTCTATTCATTCAATCTTTAATGATGATCGGCATAGCTTATATACTATCTGCTATAGGCGTTTATTTCAAAGATATTAAAGATTT encodes:
- a CDS encoding Gfo/Idh/MocA family protein gives rise to the protein MTNSRQAQVIVVGAGNWGKNLVRNFHTLGALAGVAEAHPGLREAIATTYPDITTYSDFAAALATDVPALVLATPAPGHYELAMAALQAGKDVFVEKPMTLRTEEARQLAEYADKHGRILMVGHLLLYQPAIAWMRNYLTSGQAGKVIHVAARRLKLGKVRSEENVWWSFAPHDVSVVLDLLGNPKLQSVQAQGHAILQPSIEDSVQVDLRFGSGQSAQIHCSWYWPLTERSTVVIAEAQMLVYDEVAQTVTIHHKHIDQDLKHYDQGSEIVEVAASEPLKIECQHFLDCLQTRQTPRSDGWNGVAVVEILEEAQKSLHG
- a CDS encoding acyltransferase, whose protein sequence is MANYFVHESSYVDEGADIGEGTKIWHFCHIFAKAKIGRNCIFGQNVLVSNNVVVGDYCKIQNNVSLYEGVILEDYVFCGPSMVFTNVKTPRCEFPRNTSNDYLKTLVKRGSSIGANATIVCGVTLHECAFVAAGAVVTKDVPAYAMVAGVPANIIGWMSAYGDVLQFDADGYAVDSTGTKYQQVSEKEVIRVS
- a CDS encoding DegT/DnrJ/EryC1/StrS aminotransferase family protein; translated protein: MSQDKIPVLDLKPQYESLKAEIQEAITRVLESGQFIMGPDVKLFEQEAAEYLGVKHAIAVNSGTDALVIGLKALGINQGDEVITTPFSFFATAESISNVGATPIFADISADSFNIDPAAIVEKITPRTTAIMPVHLYGNPAAMAAILDIAQAHNLKVIEDCAQSFGARYHGTCAGCNEECQESIRTRITGKQTGTIGDVGAYSFFPSKNLGAFGDGGLIATDNDQFAETARMLRVHGAKKKYHNEVLGYNSRLDTLQAAILRVKLPHIDQWNEGRRRVAKTYNELLADVAGVITPNLADGHVFHQYTIRILDGKRDRVQQNLAAQGIGSMIYYPIPQDKLPVYKGQYPANPVSDLLSDEVLSLPIWPELADTEINRVVKTIKEAIVLDS
- a CDS encoding NAD-dependent epimerase/dehydratase family protein, coding for MDLQGKRLLVIGGAGLIGSHTVDQLLKEDVAEIRIYDNFTRGRQENLTEAFKDPRVNVFPLGGELLHRDILDQAMKGIDGVFHFAALWLLHCYDYPRSAFEVNIGGTFNVLEACINNGVQKLVYSSSASVYGDAIEEPMREDHPYNNTTFYGATKIAGEHICRSLYHRYKGTEKHFDYVGLRYMNVYGPRQDYQGTYIAVIMKILDRLDKGLPPVVYGDGSQAYDFIYVGDCARANVCAMKSTATDAFYNVGTGVKTTIQELAELILEVTGSDLKIQYEPGGQTFVTNRVGCPQKASAEIDFAAKLQLKEGLAKLIEWRNSHKEEVASRRRAVGIAD
- the asnB gene encoding asparagine synthase (glutamine-hydrolyzing), translated to MCGITGILNLDGDPVSPVILKKMTDAIAHRGPDGEGQYIDNGLGLGHRRLAIIDLSPAGHQPMSTIDGQLIMTYNGEIYNFNELRIELESLGYQFRSRTDSEVLLYAYAEWREKCLERFNGMFAFAIWDKRRRELFLARDRYGIKPLYYTNTGTKFIFGSEVKAIIAHPDYPRSIDFEGLLEYLTFQNFLTEKTLFKDIKLLPAGTYMCLSLDTQKSVQQQYWDYHFVEPDNPLDDREYLEELDRLFRQAINRQLISDVELGAYLSGGIDSGSITAIAAQQLPYIKSFTCGFDLNSASGVEVSYDEREAAEYMSYLFKTEHYEMVLKAGDMERVMPRLAWHLEEPRVGQSYPNFYVAQLASKFVKVVLAGTGGDELFAGYPWRYYRAVVNDDFEHYVDKYYSFWQRLLSPEEIKNVFQPIWSKVEHISTKDIFSSVFRQHSVELTRPEDYVNHSLYFEAKTFLHGLLVVEDKLSMAHSLETRVPFLDNDLVDFAMKIPTRLKLGNLTEVIRLNENEPGNKTDKYFQKNKDGKLLLREVMSNYIPKVLTERVKQGFSAPDASWFKGESIDYVRRTIENNHAKIYNFLDQSAVSQLVDEHLQGKANRRLLIWSLLNLEKWCSLFL
- a CDS encoding ABC transporter permease, with amino-acid sequence MAKREITDRYKGQVLGNVWAILHPLTLMGVYIFIFVFVFKIKIGANRNLPFDYTTYILSGLIPWLSLQEILGKASTVIISHANLVKQLVFPIAILPIKSVISSLINQLIFLLILIVYVSIAFQKINLTFLLLPILLFIQSLMMIGIAYILSAIGVYFKDIKDFVQIFTLIGVYLLPIFYLPEQIPQIFQPLLYINPFSYIIWCYQDALYFGKFQHPFAWIFAIIMSHLIFSLGYKIFCKLQVMFGNLL